A single window of Channa argus isolate prfri chromosome 12, Channa argus male v1.0, whole genome shotgun sequence DNA harbors:
- the shtn2 gene encoding shootin-1 isoform X3, producing the protein MWVQGEDREVADSDEESYLSSEDEGDIQFEILEKQRDEANQRLSELEEVSNQLLKEISVLEIQFQIERSCRDSAEALAVKVTKENKALKRRSQMLPIPELPENMAAVTSDLQNDPTVTNDVVDFAEDSSSDESLLLENQAKIAELQASVDSLLADKLQLEQQVEDLTKELHQHRQQLALEVEEKEALLRKISKQSKTMNKIKRVSQLVTEEFTEMSQKLQLEEGLRQHAEVFAHQMLEQQKVIQSQEISLQLQQALENISNISTVLSDIQRYYQDQVKQSQSEVEESSELSGLQKLREEVKNCEVERNAFKTQLSEANITVTQLQEEVKQLQEKQNREHETDEPEEKSTPAPPPPPPPPPPPPPPPPPPPPTVVNSLDLLRSRRKENKGDQKKSATSADLTTKAVDEMIARIKKGIVLRPIKVPIQEGDSSWKDQSENRKSAVVELRGMLDNMKRQHHRRVPSRKVMGRNVGDVELLSVLQRRRRAMGENQDTNFSTQPQDPQPAPQCVPAAGGIPWADEKGNAAVLRRLKQNREKRDSRIRASALIISQEK; encoded by the exons TTTGAGATCCTGGAAAAGCAGAGGGATGAAGCCAATCAGAGACTGTCGGAATTGGAAGAAG TGTCCAATCAGCTCCTGAAAGAGATAAGTGTGTTGGAGATCCAGTTCCAGATTGAACGCTCCTGCAGAGACAGTGCGGAGGCGCTAGCTGTCAAG GTGACCAAAGAGAACAAAGCCCTGAAGAGGAGGAGCCAGATGCTTCCCATCCCAGAGCTTCCTGAAAACATGGCTGCTGTGACCTCTGATCTGCAGAATGACCCCACAGTTACCAATGACGTAGTTGATTTTGCTGAGGACAGTAGTAGTGATGAGTCACTGCTCCTGGAGAACCAAGCCAAGATTGCAG aGCTGCAGGCTTCTGTGGACAGTTTGTTGGCTGACAAACTCCAGCTGGAGCAACAAGTAGAAGATCTGACCAAAGAGCTCCATCAACATAGACAGCag CTAGCTTTAGAGGTTGAAGAGAAGGAGGCCTTGCTAAGGAAAATAAGCAAACAGAGCAAGACTATGAATAAAATCAAGCGAG TCTCCCAGCTTGTCACAGAGGAGTTCACAGAAATGTCTCAGAAGCTGCAGCTGGAGGAGGGCCTCCGGCAACACGCTGAAGTCTTCGCCCACCAG ATGTTGGAGCAGCAGAAGGTGATACAGAGCCAGGAGATcagcctgcagctgcagcaggcgCTGGAAAACATATCCAATATCAGCACAGTCCTGAGTGATATACAACGTTACTACCAGGACCAG GTTAAACAGAGTCAGAGTGAGGTGGAAGAATCCAGTGAGCTCTCTGGGCTGCAGAAGCTGAGAGAAGAGGTGAAAAATTGTGAAGTGGAGAGAAATGCCTTCAAAACACAGCTGTCTGAGGCAAACATCACTGTTACACAGCTCCAGGAGGAAG TGAAACAGTtacaagaaaaacagaacagggAGCATGAAACTGATGAACCAGAGGAAAAATCTACtcctgctccacctcctcctcctcctcctcctcctcctcctcctcctcctcctcctccacctcctcccactGTTGTCAA TTCTCTTGATTTACTGAGGAGCAGGAGGAAAGAGAATAAAGGTGATCAAAAAA AATCAGCCACCTCAGCGGACTTGACAACAAAAGCAGTGGATGAAATGATAGCGAGAATAAAGAAAGGCATTGTCCTGAGGCCCATCAAGGTGCCCATACAG GAAGGTGACAGCTCATGGAAG GACCAGAGTGAAAATAGAAAGTCAGCTGTTGTGGAGTTGAGAGGAATGCTG GACAACATGAAGCGTCAGCATCACCGCAGAGTGCCATCCAGGAAGGTAATGGGCCGCAATGTTGGTGATGTGGAGCTCCTTTCTGTGCtccagagaaggaggagagccATGGGAGAAAACCAGGACACGAACTTCTCAACTCAACCACAGG ACCCACAGCCAGCTCCACAGTGTGTACCAGCTGCTGGAGGGATTCCCTGGGCAGACGAGAAGGGAAATGCTGCCGTGCTGCGGAGGCTGAAACAGAACAGGGAGAAGAGGGACTCTCGTATCAGAGCATCAGCATTGATCATCAGCCAAGAAAAATGA
- the shtn2 gene encoding shootin-1 isoform X1, whose product MWVQGEDREVADSDEESYLSSEDEGDIQFEILEKQRDEANQRLSELEEVSNQLLKEISVLEIQFQIERSCRDSAEALAVKVTKENKALKRRSQMLPIPELPENMAAVTSDLQNDPTVTNDVVDFAEDSSSDESLLLENQAKIAELQASVDSLLADKLQLEQQVEDLTKELHQHRQQLALEVEEKEALLRKISKQSKTMNKIKRVSQLVTEEFTEMSQKLQLEEGLRQHAEVFAHQMLEQQKVIQSQEISLQLQQALENISNISTVLSDIQRYYQDQVKQSQSEVEESSELSGLQKLREEVKNCEVERNAFKTQLSEANITVTQLQEEVKQLQEKQNREHETDEPEEKSTPAPPPPPPPPPPPPPPPPPPPPTVVNSLDLLRSRRKENKGDQKKSATSADLTTKAVDEMIARIKKGIVLRPIKVPIQEGDSSWKDQSENRKSAVVELRGMLDNMKRQHHRRVPSRKVMGRNVGDVELLSVLQRRRRAMGENQDTNFSTQPQDAMICWSDPQPAPQCVPAAGGIPWADEKGNAAVLRRLKQNREKRDSRIRASALIISQEK is encoded by the exons TTTGAGATCCTGGAAAAGCAGAGGGATGAAGCCAATCAGAGACTGTCGGAATTGGAAGAAG TGTCCAATCAGCTCCTGAAAGAGATAAGTGTGTTGGAGATCCAGTTCCAGATTGAACGCTCCTGCAGAGACAGTGCGGAGGCGCTAGCTGTCAAG GTGACCAAAGAGAACAAAGCCCTGAAGAGGAGGAGCCAGATGCTTCCCATCCCAGAGCTTCCTGAAAACATGGCTGCTGTGACCTCTGATCTGCAGAATGACCCCACAGTTACCAATGACGTAGTTGATTTTGCTGAGGACAGTAGTAGTGATGAGTCACTGCTCCTGGAGAACCAAGCCAAGATTGCAG aGCTGCAGGCTTCTGTGGACAGTTTGTTGGCTGACAAACTCCAGCTGGAGCAACAAGTAGAAGATCTGACCAAAGAGCTCCATCAACATAGACAGCag CTAGCTTTAGAGGTTGAAGAGAAGGAGGCCTTGCTAAGGAAAATAAGCAAACAGAGCAAGACTATGAATAAAATCAAGCGAG TCTCCCAGCTTGTCACAGAGGAGTTCACAGAAATGTCTCAGAAGCTGCAGCTGGAGGAGGGCCTCCGGCAACACGCTGAAGTCTTCGCCCACCAG ATGTTGGAGCAGCAGAAGGTGATACAGAGCCAGGAGATcagcctgcagctgcagcaggcgCTGGAAAACATATCCAATATCAGCACAGTCCTGAGTGATATACAACGTTACTACCAGGACCAG GTTAAACAGAGTCAGAGTGAGGTGGAAGAATCCAGTGAGCTCTCTGGGCTGCAGAAGCTGAGAGAAGAGGTGAAAAATTGTGAAGTGGAGAGAAATGCCTTCAAAACACAGCTGTCTGAGGCAAACATCACTGTTACACAGCTCCAGGAGGAAG TGAAACAGTtacaagaaaaacagaacagggAGCATGAAACTGATGAACCAGAGGAAAAATCTACtcctgctccacctcctcctcctcctcctcctcctcctcctcctcctcctcctcctccacctcctcccactGTTGTCAA TTCTCTTGATTTACTGAGGAGCAGGAGGAAAGAGAATAAAGGTGATCAAAAAA AATCAGCCACCTCAGCGGACTTGACAACAAAAGCAGTGGATGAAATGATAGCGAGAATAAAGAAAGGCATTGTCCTGAGGCCCATCAAGGTGCCCATACAG GAAGGTGACAGCTCATGGAAG GACCAGAGTGAAAATAGAAAGTCAGCTGTTGTGGAGTTGAGAGGAATGCTG GACAACATGAAGCGTCAGCATCACCGCAGAGTGCCATCCAGGAAGGTAATGGGCCGCAATGTTGGTGATGTGGAGCTCCTTTCTGTGCtccagagaaggaggagagccATGGGAGAAAACCAGGACACGAACTTCTCAACTCAACCACAGG ATGCAATGATCTGTTGGTCAGACCCACAGCCAGCTCCACAGTGTGTACCAGCTGCTGGAGGGATTCCCTGGGCAGACGAGAAGGGAAATGCTGCCGTGCTGCGGAGGCTGAAACAGAACAGGGAGAAGAGGGACTCTCGTATCAGAGCATCAGCATTGATCATCAGCCAAGAAAAATGA
- the shtn2 gene encoding shootin-1 isoform X4, which translates to MWVQGEDREVADSDEESYLSSEDEGDIQFEILEKQRDEANQRLSELEEVSNQLLKEISVLEIQFQIERSCRDSAEALAVKVTKENKALKRRSQMLPIPELPENMAAVTSDLQNDPTVTNDVVDFAEDSSSDESLLLENQAKIAELQASVDSLLADKLQLEQQVEDLTKELHQHRQQLALEVEEKEALLRKISKQSKTMNKIKRVSQLVTEEFTEMSQKLQLEEGLRQHAEVFAHQMLEQQKVIQSQEISLQLQQALENISNISTVLSDIQRYYQDQVKQSQSEVEESSELSGLQKLREEVKNCEVERNAFKTQLSEANITVTQLQEEVKQLQEKQNREHETDEPEEKSTPAPPPPPPPPPPPPPPPPPPPPTVVNSLDLLRSRRKENKGDQKKSATSADLTTKAVDEMIARIKKGIVLRPIKVPIQEGDSSWKDNMKRQHHRRVPSRKVMGRNVGDVELLSVLQRRRRAMGENQDTNFSTQPQDAMICWSDPQPAPQCVPAAGGIPWADEKGNAAVLRRLKQNREKRDSRIRASALIISQEK; encoded by the exons TTTGAGATCCTGGAAAAGCAGAGGGATGAAGCCAATCAGAGACTGTCGGAATTGGAAGAAG TGTCCAATCAGCTCCTGAAAGAGATAAGTGTGTTGGAGATCCAGTTCCAGATTGAACGCTCCTGCAGAGACAGTGCGGAGGCGCTAGCTGTCAAG GTGACCAAAGAGAACAAAGCCCTGAAGAGGAGGAGCCAGATGCTTCCCATCCCAGAGCTTCCTGAAAACATGGCTGCTGTGACCTCTGATCTGCAGAATGACCCCACAGTTACCAATGACGTAGTTGATTTTGCTGAGGACAGTAGTAGTGATGAGTCACTGCTCCTGGAGAACCAAGCCAAGATTGCAG aGCTGCAGGCTTCTGTGGACAGTTTGTTGGCTGACAAACTCCAGCTGGAGCAACAAGTAGAAGATCTGACCAAAGAGCTCCATCAACATAGACAGCag CTAGCTTTAGAGGTTGAAGAGAAGGAGGCCTTGCTAAGGAAAATAAGCAAACAGAGCAAGACTATGAATAAAATCAAGCGAG TCTCCCAGCTTGTCACAGAGGAGTTCACAGAAATGTCTCAGAAGCTGCAGCTGGAGGAGGGCCTCCGGCAACACGCTGAAGTCTTCGCCCACCAG ATGTTGGAGCAGCAGAAGGTGATACAGAGCCAGGAGATcagcctgcagctgcagcaggcgCTGGAAAACATATCCAATATCAGCACAGTCCTGAGTGATATACAACGTTACTACCAGGACCAG GTTAAACAGAGTCAGAGTGAGGTGGAAGAATCCAGTGAGCTCTCTGGGCTGCAGAAGCTGAGAGAAGAGGTGAAAAATTGTGAAGTGGAGAGAAATGCCTTCAAAACACAGCTGTCTGAGGCAAACATCACTGTTACACAGCTCCAGGAGGAAG TGAAACAGTtacaagaaaaacagaacagggAGCATGAAACTGATGAACCAGAGGAAAAATCTACtcctgctccacctcctcctcctcctcctcctcctcctcctcctcctcctcctcctccacctcctcccactGTTGTCAA TTCTCTTGATTTACTGAGGAGCAGGAGGAAAGAGAATAAAGGTGATCAAAAAA AATCAGCCACCTCAGCGGACTTGACAACAAAAGCAGTGGATGAAATGATAGCGAGAATAAAGAAAGGCATTGTCCTGAGGCCCATCAAGGTGCCCATACAG GAAGGTGACAGCTCATGGAAG GACAACATGAAGCGTCAGCATCACCGCAGAGTGCCATCCAGGAAGGTAATGGGCCGCAATGTTGGTGATGTGGAGCTCCTTTCTGTGCtccagagaaggaggagagccATGGGAGAAAACCAGGACACGAACTTCTCAACTCAACCACAGG ATGCAATGATCTGTTGGTCAGACCCACAGCCAGCTCCACAGTGTGTACCAGCTGCTGGAGGGATTCCCTGGGCAGACGAGAAGGGAAATGCTGCCGTGCTGCGGAGGCTGAAACAGAACAGGGAGAAGAGGGACTCTCGTATCAGAGCATCAGCATTGATCATCAGCCAAGAAAAATGA
- the shtn2 gene encoding shootin-1 isoform X2, translating into MWVQGEDREVADSDEESYLSSEDEGDIQFEILEKQRDEANQRLSELEEVSNQLLKEISVLEIQFQIERSCRDSAEALAVKVTKENKALKRRSQMLPIPELPENMAAVTSDLQNDPTVTNDVVDFAEDSSSDESLLLENQAKIAELQASVDSLLADKLQLEQQVEDLTKELHQHRQQLALEVEEKEALLRKISKQSKTMNKIKRVSQLVTEEFTEMSQKLQLEEGLRQHAEVFAHQMLEQQKVIQSQEISLQLQQALENISNISTVLSDIQRYYQDQVKQSQSEVEESSELSGLQKLREEVKNCEVERNAFKTQLSEANITVTQLQEEVKQLQEKQNREHETDEPEEKSTPAPPPPPPPPPPPPPPPPPPPPTVVNSLDLLRSRRKENKGDQKTTSADLTTKAVDEMIARIKKGIVLRPIKVPIQEGDSSWKDQSENRKSAVVELRGMLDNMKRQHHRRVPSRKVMGRNVGDVELLSVLQRRRRAMGENQDTNFSTQPQDAMICWSDPQPAPQCVPAAGGIPWADEKGNAAVLRRLKQNREKRDSRIRASALIISQEK; encoded by the exons TTTGAGATCCTGGAAAAGCAGAGGGATGAAGCCAATCAGAGACTGTCGGAATTGGAAGAAG TGTCCAATCAGCTCCTGAAAGAGATAAGTGTGTTGGAGATCCAGTTCCAGATTGAACGCTCCTGCAGAGACAGTGCGGAGGCGCTAGCTGTCAAG GTGACCAAAGAGAACAAAGCCCTGAAGAGGAGGAGCCAGATGCTTCCCATCCCAGAGCTTCCTGAAAACATGGCTGCTGTGACCTCTGATCTGCAGAATGACCCCACAGTTACCAATGACGTAGTTGATTTTGCTGAGGACAGTAGTAGTGATGAGTCACTGCTCCTGGAGAACCAAGCCAAGATTGCAG aGCTGCAGGCTTCTGTGGACAGTTTGTTGGCTGACAAACTCCAGCTGGAGCAACAAGTAGAAGATCTGACCAAAGAGCTCCATCAACATAGACAGCag CTAGCTTTAGAGGTTGAAGAGAAGGAGGCCTTGCTAAGGAAAATAAGCAAACAGAGCAAGACTATGAATAAAATCAAGCGAG TCTCCCAGCTTGTCACAGAGGAGTTCACAGAAATGTCTCAGAAGCTGCAGCTGGAGGAGGGCCTCCGGCAACACGCTGAAGTCTTCGCCCACCAG ATGTTGGAGCAGCAGAAGGTGATACAGAGCCAGGAGATcagcctgcagctgcagcaggcgCTGGAAAACATATCCAATATCAGCACAGTCCTGAGTGATATACAACGTTACTACCAGGACCAG GTTAAACAGAGTCAGAGTGAGGTGGAAGAATCCAGTGAGCTCTCTGGGCTGCAGAAGCTGAGAGAAGAGGTGAAAAATTGTGAAGTGGAGAGAAATGCCTTCAAAACACAGCTGTCTGAGGCAAACATCACTGTTACACAGCTCCAGGAGGAAG TGAAACAGTtacaagaaaaacagaacagggAGCATGAAACTGATGAACCAGAGGAAAAATCTACtcctgctccacctcctcctcctcctcctcctcctcctcctcctcctcctcctcctccacctcctcccactGTTGTCAA TTCTCTTGATTTACTGAGGAGCAGGAGGAAAGAGAATAAAGGTGATCAAAAAA CCACCTCAGCGGACTTGACAACAAAAGCAGTGGATGAAATGATAGCGAGAATAAAGAAAGGCATTGTCCTGAGGCCCATCAAGGTGCCCATACAG GAAGGTGACAGCTCATGGAAG GACCAGAGTGAAAATAGAAAGTCAGCTGTTGTGGAGTTGAGAGGAATGCTG GACAACATGAAGCGTCAGCATCACCGCAGAGTGCCATCCAGGAAGGTAATGGGCCGCAATGTTGGTGATGTGGAGCTCCTTTCTGTGCtccagagaaggaggagagccATGGGAGAAAACCAGGACACGAACTTCTCAACTCAACCACAGG ATGCAATGATCTGTTGGTCAGACCCACAGCCAGCTCCACAGTGTGTACCAGCTGCTGGAGGGATTCCCTGGGCAGACGAGAAGGGAAATGCTGCCGTGCTGCGGAGGCTGAAACAGAACAGGGAGAAGAGGGACTCTCGTATCAGAGCATCAGCATTGATCATCAGCCAAGAAAAATGA
- the tex261 gene encoding protein TEX261 isoform X2, with product MWFIYLLSWLSLVIQISFVTLAIAAGLYYLAELIEEYTVATSRIIKYMILFSTGVLAGLYFFEGFPLLMVGVGLFTNLVYFGLLQTFPYILLSSPNFILSCVLVVVNHYMAFQYFAQEYYPFSEVLAYFTICLWVIPFSFFVSLSAGENVLPSTVQQGDDVVSNYFTKGKRGKRSGILLVFSFLKEAVLPSRQKMY from the exons atgtggtttatttatttactgagcTGGCTGTCGTTGGTGATCCAGATATCCTTCGTCACTCTAGCAATAG cTGCTGGCCTGTACTACTTGGCAGAACTAATTGAAGAATACACAGTAGCCACCAGTCGGATAATAAAGTACATGATACTG TTCTCAACAGGTGTGCTGGCAGGTCTCTATTTTTTTGAAGGCTTCCCATTGTTGATGGTGGGAGTCGGTCTCTTCACCAACCTTGTCTACTTTGGCCTCTTGCAGACCTTCCCTTACATATTGCTGAGCTCCCCCAACTTTATCCTATCCTGTG ttttagtAGTGGTGAACCATTACATGGCTTTCCAGTACTTTGCACAAGAATATTATCCATTTTCAGAG GTGCTGGCATACTTCACCATTTGCCTGTGGGTAATCCccttttccttctttgtgtCGCTATCAGCGGGGGAAAATGTGCTGCCATCCACCGTGCAGCAAGGAG ATGATGTGGTATCTAATTACTTCACCAAGGGCAAAAGGGGGAAGAGGTCAGGGATTCTCCTTGTGTTCTCTTTCCTGAAGGAGGCAGTGCTGCCCAGTCGACAGAAAATGTACTGA
- the tex261 gene encoding protein TEX261 isoform X1 encodes MATSAATSLILCLLGWDKFDPMKEKVVKTAGLYYLAELIEEYTVATSRIIKYMILFSTGVLAGLYFFEGFPLLMVGVGLFTNLVYFGLLQTFPYILLSSPNFILSCVLVVVNHYMAFQYFAQEYYPFSEVLAYFTICLWVIPFSFFVSLSAGENVLPSTVQQGDDVVSNYFTKGKRGKRSGILLVFSFLKEAVLPSRQKMY; translated from the exons ATGGCGACATCTGCTGCCACATCCTTGATATTGTGTCTGCTTGGGTGGGATAAGTTTGATCCCATGAAGGAAAAGGTAGTTAAGA cTGCTGGCCTGTACTACTTGGCAGAACTAATTGAAGAATACACAGTAGCCACCAGTCGGATAATAAAGTACATGATACTG TTCTCAACAGGTGTGCTGGCAGGTCTCTATTTTTTTGAAGGCTTCCCATTGTTGATGGTGGGAGTCGGTCTCTTCACCAACCTTGTCTACTTTGGCCTCTTGCAGACCTTCCCTTACATATTGCTGAGCTCCCCCAACTTTATCCTATCCTGTG ttttagtAGTGGTGAACCATTACATGGCTTTCCAGTACTTTGCACAAGAATATTATCCATTTTCAGAG GTGCTGGCATACTTCACCATTTGCCTGTGGGTAATCCccttttccttctttgtgtCGCTATCAGCGGGGGAAAATGTGCTGCCATCCACCGTGCAGCAAGGAG ATGATGTGGTATCTAATTACTTCACCAAGGGCAAAAGGGGGAAGAGGTCAGGGATTCTCCTTGTGTTCTCTTTCCTGAAGGAGGCAGTGCTGCCCAGTCGACAGAAAATGTACTGA
- the ankrd53 gene encoding ankyrin repeat domain-containing protein 53 codes for MEPVNKPSNRRRGRRKNWNIPLSPPLEHRPAVDAWYIEQLEPRLNKKGLTALHMACLYGQLSTIQLLVESGVGCLDHVDSQGHRPIHMVLSFWSSPNTSSCLRYLLENRADVNTTTDLGLSPLHIAASEGLFECTEMLVQAGADVLAKDQMGHTPLDLARVWCHRKIARYLKNCMWMAEKSKEMEERKRVLASYGDLVDMAKVNNLNKKALVDSNKIVAEWAKKKGIPVIKDLSSRVQVSQYHSHCLLSHQDSSDLKYDKIRVERQPGQPALKPWAIYTGLQQVKSPAEPDLRDCVTVWRGSSSRQAKYTTEWDSTPRAAPDLPLDILERVFFPRAFPPRITLPQDFKPQSILAVQHQGLPQGRITSPWTEVAMHLVEVLEPGHY; via the exons ATGGAACCCGTCAACAAACCCAGCAACCGGAGACGTGGGAGACGTAAAAACTG GAATATTCCCCTCAGTCCTCCCCTGGAGCATCGCCCAGCAGTTGATGCCTGGTACATTGAGCAGTTAGAGCCCAGACTAAACAAAAAG GGACTGACAGCGCTCCATATGGCTTGCCTGTATGGCCAGTTGTCTACTATTCAGCTCCTAGTGGAGTCTGGGGTGGGGTGCCTTGACCATGTTGATTCCCAGGGTCATAGGCCCATTCACATGGTTCTGTCCTTCTGGAGCTCACCAAACACATCCTCTTGTCTCAGATATCTGCTAGAGAATAGAGCTGACGTTAACAC TACCACGGACTTAGGGCTTAGCCCATTGCACATAGCTGCTTCTGAAGGCCTCTTTGAATGCACAGAGATGCTCGTGCAAGCTGGTGCAGATGTACTGGCAAAGGACCAAATGGGACATACACCTCTGGATTTGGCCCGTGTCTGGTGCCATAGGAAAATAGCGAG GTATCTGAAAAACTGCATGTGGATggcagagaaaagcaaagaaatggaggagagaaaaagggtTTTAGCATCATACGGGGATCTTGTGGACATGGCAAAAGTGAATAATCTTAACAAAAAG GCACTTGTAGACAGCAATAAGATAGTGGCAGAGTGGGCAAAAAAGAAAGGAATTCCAGTCATAAAGGATTTGTCTTCCAGAGTCCAGGTTAGTCAGTACCATAGCCATTGTCTCTTATCACATCAGGACAGCTCAGATCTAAAATATGACAAGATTCGGGTTGAGCGCCAACCAGGGCAACCAGCGTTGAAGCCTTGGGCCATCTACACGGGCCTCCAGCAGGTAAAATCCCCTGCAGAGCCAGACCTCCGAGACTGTGTCACAGTATGGAGgggaagcagcagcaggcaggcCAAGTATACAACCGAGTGGGACAGCACACCTCGTGCCGCCCCTGACCTGCCACTGGATATCCTTGAGAGGGTGTTTTTCCCCAGAGCTTTCCCTCCCCGGATCACGTTGCCTCAGGACTTTAAGCCACAGAGCATCTTAGCAGTGCAGCATCAAGGGTTGCCACAGGGCCGGATTACTTCCCCCTGGACAGAGGTAGCTATGCACCTGGTTGAGGTGCTGGAACCTGGACACTACTGA